From Hymenobacter sedentarius, a single genomic window includes:
- a CDS encoding T9SS-dependent M36 family metallopeptidase, whose product MRKTLLKATRAVLVTGLLAVNLAAFGQSSGGSEKEQVPKVALDHLKKQQKTMQLSNDDIADVVLSSESLSKNNGLRHYYIQQRYQGIDIYGAISNVHVAKDGQLVNLGNRFRKDLDKKVKAKQPKLDAQAAVAAAAKSLGLSLKAPLTYTALSRGTNRAATFTTGGISLRPIPVRLVYLPTANDDLVLTWEVSIYELDARNWWNVRVDAATGAVLDKDNLVVECNFENDGPAGTPMHAEQPVVVPFSFSAVAAGPTTNAFNVYAIPTETPSHGARTFVSTSVADGKASPMGWNSILPGTSFSITRGNNVYAYEDPDNLNAPAPGSSPDAGPSMLFDFPVDFTKQPVAYKAAATTNLFYMNNIMHDIWYQYGFDEVSGNFQTTNPNALEGLGADQVMAESQDSRNVIATRNNANFATPTDGQAPRMQMYLWSGLPDPNLFRVTAPASIAGTYTAREGSFSKPLTATAFTGKLVLAQSTPPASPGKSEEGCGSFTNGTAISGNIAVVYRGNCPFADKVQNAQIAGATAVVVINNAPGDPIAMGGTPTNPTPAITIPAVMISMEAGQLIRQQLDAANQVDVVLKNSGGLPELDGDFDNGVIAHEYGHGISTRLTGGPGNSSCLNNAEQGGEGWSDWFGLMLTMKAGDTSVKPRGIGTYVQNQPTSGRGIRPSPYSTDFAVNNYTYGATNNPVLTQPHGVGFVWATMLWDMTWGFIDKYGFDADLYNGKGGNNMAMQLVIDGLKMQVCKPGFVDARNAILAADRANYGGANQQLIWKAFAKRGLGFSANQGLNTSRFDQVEAFDMPPIYSCAAPTITVAPTSSVQTNGPATTIYLGYGAQSVQLQANSTSTGLVRYTWSPAAGLSNTAIANPVFTPSTPGAYKLTVTSVNGDNCSASESVTINVVDVRCGPSNDKVLVCHNGNNTQCMKSDDVQNHLKHGDMLGTCDVIPNGDSFASNDAGAEYKLTSAPNPAVASTAVSFALREAGTYRVEVLNMLGAVVAVLGEGSGDAGQRFTYQFNKGSLSNQLYMVHLVTGQGNQFTRVQFKD is encoded by the coding sequence ATGAGAAAAACACTACTTAAGGCAACGCGGGCCGTACTGGTCACGGGGTTGCTAGCCGTAAATTTGGCCGCCTTTGGCCAGAGCAGTGGCGGTTCTGAGAAGGAACAAGTCCCCAAAGTGGCCTTGGACCACCTCAAGAAACAGCAAAAAACTATGCAGCTGTCCAACGACGACATTGCGGATGTGGTGCTGAGCAGCGAGAGTCTTAGTAAAAACAACGGCCTGAGGCACTACTACATCCAACAGCGCTACCAGGGCATTGATATTTACGGCGCCATCTCCAACGTCCACGTCGCCAAAGACGGCCAACTCGTCAACCTGGGCAACCGCTTCCGTAAAGACCTCGACAAAAAAGTTAAGGCCAAGCAACCCAAACTAGACGCGCAAGCGGCCGTTGCAGCCGCTGCCAAGTCCCTCGGCCTTTCGCTGAAAGCCCCCCTTACTTACACGGCCCTGAGCCGTGGCACCAACCGCGCCGCCACGTTCACCACGGGCGGCATTTCTTTGCGCCCGATTCCCGTTCGGCTGGTATATCTGCCCACTGCCAACGATGATTTGGTGCTGACCTGGGAAGTCTCCATCTATGAGCTGGACGCCCGCAACTGGTGGAACGTTCGGGTGGACGCCGCCACCGGCGCCGTTCTGGACAAGGACAACCTGGTGGTGGAATGCAACTTCGAAAACGATGGCCCAGCTGGCACCCCCATGCACGCCGAGCAGCCGGTGGTAGTTCCGTTCTCGTTCTCGGCCGTTGCGGCTGGTCCCACTACCAATGCCTTCAACGTATACGCCATTCCCACCGAGACCCCCTCGCACGGGGCGCGCACGTTCGTGAGCACCTCGGTAGCCGATGGCAAGGCCTCGCCCATGGGCTGGAACAGCATCCTGCCCGGCACCTCGTTTTCCATTACCCGGGGCAACAACGTGTATGCCTATGAAGACCCCGACAACCTGAACGCTCCGGCACCCGGCTCCAGCCCCGACGCCGGTCCGTCGATGCTGTTCGACTTTCCGGTGGATTTTACCAAGCAGCCCGTAGCTTACAAAGCAGCCGCTACCACCAACCTGTTTTACATGAATAACATCATGCACGACATTTGGTATCAGTATGGCTTCGACGAAGTCAGCGGCAACTTCCAGACCACGAACCCCAACGCGCTGGAAGGCCTGGGCGCCGACCAGGTAATGGCCGAGTCGCAGGACAGCCGCAACGTTATTGCCACCCGCAACAACGCCAATTTCGCTACTCCCACCGACGGCCAAGCGCCGCGCATGCAGATGTACCTGTGGAGCGGCCTGCCCGACCCCAACCTGTTCCGGGTGACGGCTCCGGCCAGCATTGCCGGCACGTATACCGCCCGCGAAGGCTCTTTTAGCAAGCCACTTACCGCTACCGCCTTCACGGGCAAGCTGGTGTTGGCCCAGTCCACGCCGCCCGCCTCGCCCGGCAAAAGCGAAGAAGGATGTGGCTCTTTCACCAACGGCACCGCTATAAGCGGCAACATTGCCGTGGTGTACCGCGGCAACTGCCCCTTTGCCGACAAGGTACAGAATGCCCAGATTGCGGGCGCCACGGCCGTGGTTGTGATTAACAACGCCCCCGGCGACCCCATCGCCATGGGGGGCACGCCCACCAATCCCACGCCGGCCATTACCATTCCGGCCGTCATGATTAGCATGGAAGCGGGCCAGCTCATTCGCCAGCAGCTGGACGCGGCCAACCAGGTCGACGTGGTGCTGAAGAACAGCGGCGGCCTGCCCGAGCTCGACGGCGACTTCGACAACGGCGTGATTGCCCACGAGTACGGCCACGGCATTTCGACCCGCCTCACCGGCGGCCCCGGCAACTCCAGCTGCCTCAACAACGCCGAACAGGGCGGTGAGGGCTGGAGCGACTGGTTCGGGCTGATGCTGACCATGAAGGCTGGCGATACCAGCGTGAAGCCCCGCGGCATTGGCACCTACGTGCAGAACCAGCCTACCTCGGGCCGCGGCATTCGTCCTTCTCCCTACAGCACCGACTTTGCGGTAAACAACTACACCTACGGCGCGACCAACAACCCCGTGCTCACGCAGCCTCACGGTGTGGGTTTTGTATGGGCCACCATGCTCTGGGACATGACCTGGGGGTTCATTGACAAGTATGGCTTCGATGCCGACCTCTACAACGGCAAAGGCGGCAACAACATGGCCATGCAGCTGGTCATCGATGGCCTGAAAATGCAGGTCTGCAAGCCCGGCTTTGTGGATGCCCGCAACGCCATTCTGGCCGCCGACCGGGCCAACTACGGCGGGGCCAACCAGCAGCTGATTTGGAAAGCCTTTGCCAAGCGCGGCCTGGGCTTCAGCGCCAACCAGGGCCTGAACACCAGCCGTTTCGACCAGGTGGAAGCCTTCGATATGCCGCCCATCTATTCCTGCGCCGCCCCCACCATTACCGTAGCGCCTACCTCGAGCGTGCAGACCAATGGCCCGGCCACGACCATCTACCTCGGCTACGGCGCCCAGAGCGTGCAGCTGCAGGCCAACAGCACCAGCACCGGCCTGGTGCGCTACACCTGGAGCCCCGCCGCCGGCCTCAGCAACACCGCCATTGCTAATCCTGTGTTCACGCCCTCAACCCCTGGCGCCTACAAGCTCACCGTTACGTCGGTGAACGGTGACAACTGCAGCGCTTCCGAATCGGTTACGATTAATGTAGTGGATGTGCGTTGCGGCCCCTCAAACGACAAGGTATTGGTGTGCCACAACGGAAACAACACACAATGTATGAAGTCCGACGACGTGCAGAACCACCTCAAGCACGGCGACATGCTGGGCACCTGCGATGTCATTCCCAACGGCGACTCGTTTGCCAGCAACGACGCTGGAGCAGAATACAAATTGACCAGCGCACCCAACCCTGCGGTCGCTTCCACGGCGGTTTCCTTCGCCCTGCGCGAAGCCGGAACCTACCGCGTGGAAGTACTGAACATGCTGGGCGCTGTGGTGGCTGTGCTAGGCGAAGGCTCCGGCGATGCTGGCCAGCGCTTCACCTACCAGTTCAACAAGGGTTCGCTGTCGAATCAGCTTTACATGGTTCACCTTGTTACTGGCCAAGGCAATCAGTTCACTCGCGTCCAATTTAAGGATTAA
- a CDS encoding RES family NAD+ phosphorylase: MEVYRICLAKYAGELVASGNPGRWNMRGQLVIYAAGSRALACLENVVHRSGEGLNSLFKVIRIEIPDALLIEELTLDQMPAEWQLPRHYAKCQPLGAAWYQRQKAALLRVPSSIIAHEHNYVLNTRHPDFGKIRIVGWEDFAFDPRIKH; this comes from the coding sequence GTGGAAGTATACCGCATCTGCCTGGCGAAGTATGCCGGCGAACTAGTCGCATCCGGCAATCCCGGCCGCTGGAATATGCGCGGCCAGCTGGTTATTTACGCTGCCGGTAGTCGCGCGCTGGCCTGCCTCGAAAACGTGGTGCACCGCAGCGGCGAAGGCCTCAATAGCCTCTTCAAAGTCATCCGCATCGAGATTCCCGATGCCCTGCTCATCGAGGAGTTAACCCTGGACCAAATGCCCGCCGAATGGCAATTGCCGCGCCACTACGCCAAGTGTCAGCCGTTGGGCGCAGCTTGGTACCAGCGCCAAAAAGCGGCCTTGCTGCGGGTGCCGTCCTCCATCATCGCCCACGAACATAACTACGTGCTCAATACCCGGCATCCGGATTTTGGAAAGATTCGAATTGTGGGGTGGGAGGACTTTGCGTTTGACCCACGGATTAAGCATTAG
- a CDS encoding antitoxin Xre/MbcA/ParS toxin-binding domain-containing protein, with product MATAAHPSAVYSPALLGLQATVADSFALVMEARTGVLAKTAFDVAALLQLSADELADLLHTTTKTLRTYRQGKKRLGPAPSEQVLKLLALARLGEEVFGSVPAFRRWLDKPAYGLDNQPPLSLLETSGGIDLVADEVDRIAHGDFA from the coding sequence ATGGCTACCGCCGCTCATCCTTCCGCCGTTTATTCGCCTGCCTTGCTGGGGCTGCAAGCCACCGTGGCCGATTCCTTCGCCTTGGTGATGGAGGCGCGCACGGGCGTGCTGGCCAAAACGGCGTTCGACGTGGCTGCCCTCCTGCAGTTGAGCGCCGACGAATTGGCCGACCTGCTCCACACCACCACCAAAACGCTACGGACCTACCGCCAAGGCAAGAAACGCCTGGGCCCGGCCCCCAGCGAGCAGGTGCTGAAATTGCTGGCGCTGGCCCGCCTGGGCGAAGAAGTATTTGGCTCGGTGCCGGCCTTCCGCCGCTGGCTCGACAAGCCCGCCTACGGCCTCGATAACCAGCCCCCGCTGTCCCTGCTCGAAACCAGCGGCGGCATCGACCTGGTAGCCGATGAAGTGGACCGCATCGCCCACGGCGATTTCGCCTAA
- the bshB1 gene encoding bacillithiol biosynthesis deacetylase BshB1 — translation MKLDILALGAHPDDVEMTCSGTLLAAVAAGKKVGIVDLTRGELGTRGTPAIRAAEAAAAAKILGVSVRENLGLQDGFFRNDREHQLPLIAAIRRYQPEIVLANAIHDRHPDHGRAAQLATEACFLAGLRMIETQDQDGTPQAPWRPKHVYHYIQDRAIVPAFVVDVTPYWAKRWESVLAYSSQFFNPASDEPATYLSSQEFSKFMEARARDFGHIIGVEFGEGFTVHRPVGVRELSDLI, via the coding sequence ATGAAACTCGATATTCTGGCGCTGGGCGCGCACCCCGACGACGTGGAAATGACGTGTTCCGGCACCTTGCTCGCCGCCGTGGCGGCCGGCAAAAAAGTAGGCATTGTAGACCTAACGCGGGGTGAACTGGGCACGCGCGGTACGCCCGCCATCCGGGCCGCCGAAGCTGCGGCTGCGGCGAAGATTCTGGGCGTGAGCGTCCGCGAAAACCTGGGATTGCAAGATGGCTTCTTCCGCAACGACCGGGAGCACCAGCTGCCGCTTATTGCCGCCATCCGCCGCTATCAGCCGGAGATTGTGCTGGCCAACGCCATCCACGACCGGCACCCCGACCACGGACGCGCCGCCCAACTGGCCACTGAAGCATGCTTTCTGGCCGGCCTGCGCATGATTGAAACCCAGGACCAAGACGGCACGCCTCAGGCCCCCTGGCGGCCCAAACACGTGTACCACTACATTCAGGACCGTGCCATTGTGCCGGCTTTTGTGGTGGATGTTACCCCGTATTGGGCCAAGCGGTGGGAGAGTGTGCTGGCCTATAGCAGCCAGTTTTTTAACCCCGCTAGCGACGAGCCGGCCACCTACCTGTCTAGCCAGGAATTTTCAAAATTCATGGAAGCCCGCGCCCGTGACTTCGGGCATATCATCGGCGTGGAATTTGGCGAAGGCTTCACGGTGCACCGGCCAGTAGGCGTGCGCGAATTGAGCGACTTGATTTAG
- a CDS encoding M23 family metallopeptidase, with protein sequence MSFLKTIHWRPALLCLTLLLLLVGLGPAQAQHRKAPRTKARAGSTSGGSDFFRIRTPRMRYVRPDTTTVIETEELPDDNSDAAKSIYFNPAKKLSIVSEDTSTLNNGGQEIVEMSEEVLIDSSWVKVAGYYSIWDTHSVNPYRVDGRSYRDSLKLKLTDLPRQRYAKMPLVTTPITSGFAFRGYRWHYGMDLDLETGDSVKSAFDGVVRINAWDGGGYGNYILVRHYNGLETIYGHLSKSLVKVGTFVKAGQLIGYGGSTGRSTGSHLHYEVRYQGNPINPALMYNFPEYKLRKDSFTITSQLFNYYSRALQHRGSSSHGQPSRARQVVTHKVRSGDTLSEVAERYGVRVSTLKKLNPGVKTLQPGRKLRVK encoded by the coding sequence TTGTCTTTCCTGAAAACAATCCATTGGCGCCCGGCGCTGCTGTGCCTGACGCTTTTGCTGCTCCTGGTTGGGCTGGGCCCGGCCCAGGCGCAACACCGCAAGGCCCCGCGCACCAAGGCCCGGGCCGGCAGCACCTCCGGGGGCTCCGACTTCTTTCGCATCAGAACGCCACGAATGCGCTACGTGCGGCCGGATACCACCACGGTAATCGAGACCGAAGAATTGCCCGACGATAACTCTGACGCAGCTAAATCCATCTACTTCAACCCAGCCAAGAAGCTCAGTATTGTAAGCGAAGACACCTCGACGCTAAACAACGGCGGCCAGGAAATCGTGGAGATGTCGGAAGAAGTGCTCATTGACTCGTCGTGGGTGAAGGTGGCCGGTTACTACTCCATCTGGGACACGCATAGCGTGAATCCCTATCGGGTGGATGGCCGCAGCTACCGCGACTCGCTCAAGCTGAAGCTAACCGACCTGCCACGGCAGCGCTACGCCAAGATGCCCTTGGTTACCACGCCCATCACCTCTGGGTTTGCCTTCCGGGGCTACCGCTGGCACTACGGCATGGACTTGGACCTGGAAACCGGCGACTCGGTGAAGTCGGCGTTTGATGGGGTGGTGCGCATCAATGCCTGGGACGGCGGTGGCTACGGCAACTATATTCTGGTGCGGCACTACAACGGCCTGGAAACCATTTACGGCCACTTGAGCAAGTCGCTGGTGAAGGTGGGCACCTTTGTTAAAGCCGGCCAACTTATTGGCTACGGTGGCAGCACGGGGCGCAGCACGGGTTCGCACTTGCATTACGAGGTGCGCTATCAGGGCAACCCCATCAACCCGGCCCTGATGTACAACTTCCCGGAGTACAAGCTCCGCAAGGACAGTTTCACCATCACCTCGCAGCTGTTTAACTATTACAGCCGCGCGCTGCAGCATCGCGGAAGCAGCAGCCACGGCCAGCCTTCGCGGGCGCGGCAGGTGGTTACGCACAAGGTTCGCTCGGGCGATACCCTCTCGGAAGTAGCCGAGCGGTACGGGGTGCGCGTAAGCACTCTGAAAAAGCTGAATCCTGGCGTGAAAACGCTTCAGCCAGGGCGCAAGCTGCGGGTGAAGTAG
- the trxB gene encoding thioredoxin-disulfide reductase, with protein MSEHIKCLIIGSGPAGYTAAIYAARANMAPVMYMGLQPGGQLTITNDVENFPGYADGVMGPQMMEDLKKQASRFGTDIRYGIATAVDFSVHPRKVTIDETLELTADTVIIATGASAKWLGIPSEARLNGSGVSACAVCDGFFYRGQEVAIVGAGDTAAEEATYLANLCSKVTMIVRKGEMKASKIMQQRVLDNPKIEVLFNTVTDEILGEHSVEGVRVKNLLTHETREIKLTGFFVAIGHEPNSKIFQPYLHHDEQGYLKTIPGTSKTNIDGVFACGDVQDYTYRQAVTAAGTGCMAALDAERYLAALGVH; from the coding sequence ATGTCTGAACACATTAAATGCCTGATTATAGGCTCCGGCCCAGCCGGATACACTGCTGCCATTTACGCTGCCCGGGCCAACATGGCCCCCGTAATGTACATGGGTTTGCAACCCGGTGGCCAGCTCACCATTACTAACGACGTAGAAAACTTCCCGGGCTATGCCGATGGCGTGATGGGCCCGCAGATGATGGAAGACCTGAAGAAACAGGCCTCCCGCTTCGGCACAGACATCCGCTACGGCATTGCCACAGCGGTAGACTTCTCGGTGCACCCGCGCAAGGTTACCATCGATGAAACGCTGGAATTGACGGCGGATACCGTCATTATTGCCACCGGCGCTTCGGCCAAGTGGCTGGGCATTCCGTCGGAAGCCCGGCTGAATGGCTCGGGCGTGTCGGCCTGCGCCGTGTGCGACGGCTTCTTTTACCGGGGCCAGGAAGTGGCCATTGTGGGCGCCGGCGACACCGCGGCTGAGGAAGCAACCTACCTCGCCAACCTGTGTAGCAAGGTGACCATGATAGTGCGCAAGGGCGAAATGAAGGCCTCGAAAATCATGCAGCAGCGCGTGCTGGACAACCCCAAGATTGAGGTGCTGTTTAATACCGTGACCGATGAGATTCTGGGCGAGCACAGCGTGGAAGGCGTTCGCGTGAAAAACCTGCTGACCCACGAAACCCGGGAAATTAAACTGACCGGCTTTTTTGTGGCCATTGGGCACGAGCCCAACTCCAAGATTTTTCAGCCCTACCTGCACCACGACGAGCAGGGCTACCTGAAGACGATACCGGGCACGAGCAAGACCAACATCGACGGCGTTTTTGCCTGTGGCGACGTGCAGGACTACACTTATCGGCAGGCCGTGACGGCCGCTGGCACCGGCTGCATGGCCGCTCTCGACGCCGAACGATATTTAGCTGCGCTGGGCGTACACTAA
- a CDS encoding sigma-70 family RNA polymerase sigma factor, with translation MRQLKISKQITNRESQSLDKYLQEIGKVDLLTPDEEVTLAQRIRDGDQQALEKLTKANLRFVVSVAKQYQNQGLSLGDLINEGNLGLIKAAKRFDETRGFKFISYAVWWIRQSILQALAEQSRIVRLPLNRVGSLNKISKSFSELEQKFEREPSPEEIAEVLELTTSEVVDTLKISGRHVSVDAPFVQGEENRLLDVLENEDEESPDMALMNDSLRKEVQRALSTLTKREADVITLYFGLNGEAALTLEEIGEKFNLTRERVRQIKEKAIRRLRHTSRSKALKPYLG, from the coding sequence ATGAGACAGCTAAAAATTAGTAAGCAGATTACCAACCGCGAAAGCCAGTCGCTGGATAAATACCTCCAGGAGATTGGCAAGGTTGATTTGCTCACGCCCGACGAGGAGGTAACGCTCGCGCAGCGTATCCGCGACGGGGACCAGCAAGCGCTGGAAAAATTAACCAAAGCCAACTTACGTTTCGTCGTATCGGTAGCCAAGCAGTACCAGAACCAAGGTCTTTCGCTCGGTGACCTCATCAACGAGGGCAACTTGGGCCTTATTAAAGCCGCCAAACGCTTTGATGAAACCCGCGGCTTTAAATTCATTTCCTACGCCGTGTGGTGGATTCGCCAGTCCATCCTGCAGGCCCTGGCCGAGCAGAGCCGCATCGTGCGTCTGCCCCTGAACCGCGTGGGCTCGCTGAACAAAATCAGCAAGTCTTTCTCGGAACTCGAGCAGAAGTTTGAGCGCGAGCCTTCGCCAGAAGAAATTGCCGAAGTGCTGGAGCTGACCACTTCGGAAGTGGTGGATACCCTGAAAATCTCGGGCCGCCACGTATCCGTGGATGCTCCTTTTGTGCAGGGTGAAGAAAACCGCTTGCTCGACGTGCTCGAAAACGAGGATGAGGAGTCGCCGGACATGGCCCTGATGAATGACTCGCTCCGCAAGGAAGTGCAGCGTGCCCTGAGCACGCTCACCAAGCGCGAAGCCGACGTTATCACCTTGTACTTCGGGTTGAACGGCGAAGCTGCTCTCACCCTGGAGGAGATTGGTGAGAAGTTTAACCTGACCCGCGAGCGGGTGCGTCAGATTAAGGAGAAGGCCATTCGTCGGTTGCGGCACACGTCGCGCTCGAAAGCGCTGAAGCCTTATCTCGGCTAA
- the pnp gene encoding polyribonucleotide nucleotidyltransferase, with protein sequence MSQPHAITKTLALPDGRVISIETGKLAKFADGAVVVRLGDTMLLATVVSAPSQREGVDFLPLSVDYQEKFGSAGKIPGSFQRREGRLSDYEILVCRLVDRILRPMFPKDYHYEVQVMITLISADKEVQPDALAALAASAALSISDIPFAGPISEVRVARIDGQFQINPKTSDLARADMDLMVGATADSVAMVEGAMKEVSEEEMVAAIAFGHEAIKAQCQLQKDLAEAVGREANSPTREYPQYEENEDLKKHIHANIYQHAYAVARSGNTSKGGRKEGFSEVKKAFLEKLLAEQPELDMKMFGRYYSAAEKKAIRDMMVKERVRLDGRQLTEIRPIWSEINYLPGAHGSAIFTRGETQSLTTATLGTKLDEQIVDQPLTKGYSKFMLHYNFPGFSTGEVKPNRGAGRREIGHGNLALRSLRQVLPPDDENPYTIRIVSDILESNGSSSMATVCAGSLALMDAGVKISAAVAGIAMGLVQDKETGEYAVLSDILGDEDHLGDMDFKVTGTEKGICACQMDIKIQGLSNEILTAALHQAREGRLHILREMAKTIAAPAAELKPHTPRSHKMLIDKEFIGAVIGPGGKVIQQIQKDTNATVIIEEKDEKGHVSIYASNQEDMQGAIDRIRAIAAQPEVGEVYKGKVRSIQPYGAFVEIMPGKDGLLHISEVTHERIQTLEGLLEVGQDIDVKLVEIDKKTGKYRLSRKVLLPKPEAAAASNGEAKA encoded by the coding sequence ATGTCCCAACCCCACGCCATTACCAAAACCTTGGCGCTGCCTGACGGCCGCGTTATCTCCATCGAAACCGGCAAGCTGGCCAAATTCGCCGACGGCGCCGTTGTGGTTCGCCTCGGCGACACCATGCTGCTCGCCACGGTGGTTTCGGCCCCGAGCCAGCGCGAAGGCGTTGACTTCCTGCCGCTGTCGGTAGATTACCAGGAGAAATTCGGCTCGGCCGGCAAAATCCCCGGCTCGTTCCAGCGCCGCGAAGGCCGCCTGTCGGACTATGAAATCCTGGTCTGCCGCCTCGTTGACCGCATCCTGCGGCCCATGTTCCCCAAGGACTACCACTACGAAGTGCAGGTGATGATTACGCTCATCTCTGCCGACAAAGAAGTGCAGCCCGACGCCCTAGCCGCTTTGGCCGCTTCGGCTGCTTTGTCGATTTCGGACATTCCGTTTGCTGGGCCCATTTCCGAAGTGCGCGTGGCGCGCATCGACGGCCAGTTCCAGATTAACCCCAAGACTTCCGACCTGGCCCGGGCCGACATGGACCTCATGGTAGGCGCTACGGCCGACTCCGTGGCCATGGTGGAAGGTGCCATGAAGGAAGTGAGCGAAGAAGAAATGGTGGCAGCCATTGCCTTCGGCCACGAAGCCATCAAGGCTCAGTGCCAGCTGCAAAAGGACCTGGCGGAAGCCGTGGGACGTGAAGCCAACTCACCTACCCGCGAGTACCCTCAGTACGAGGAGAACGAGGACTTGAAGAAGCACATCCACGCCAACATTTACCAGCACGCTTACGCCGTGGCCCGCTCCGGCAACACCAGCAAAGGTGGCCGCAAGGAAGGCTTCTCGGAAGTAAAAAAGGCGTTTTTGGAAAAGCTCTTGGCTGAGCAGCCTGAGCTGGACATGAAGATGTTCGGCCGCTACTACAGCGCGGCTGAGAAGAAAGCCATCCGCGACATGATGGTGAAAGAGCGGGTGCGCCTCGACGGCCGCCAGCTCACCGAAATCCGCCCTATCTGGTCGGAAATCAACTATTTGCCCGGTGCCCACGGCTCGGCAATCTTCACCCGCGGCGAAACCCAAAGCCTGACCACGGCCACGCTCGGCACCAAGCTCGACGAGCAGATTGTGGACCAGCCCCTCACCAAGGGCTACTCGAAGTTTATGCTGCACTACAACTTCCCCGGTTTCTCGACCGGTGAGGTGAAGCCCAACCGGGGCGCTGGCCGCCGCGAAATCGGCCACGGCAATTTGGCCCTGCGCTCGCTGCGCCAGGTGCTGCCGCCCGATGACGAGAACCCCTACACCATCCGCATCGTGTCGGACATCCTGGAGTCGAACGGCTCTAGCTCGATGGCCACAGTATGCGCTGGCTCGCTAGCGCTGATGGACGCCGGCGTGAAGATTTCGGCTGCTGTAGCCGGTATCGCCATGGGTTTGGTACAGGACAAGGAAACCGGTGAGTACGCCGTACTGAGCGACATTCTCGGCGACGAGGACCACCTTGGCGACATGGACTTCAAAGTAACCGGCACCGAGAAAGGCATTTGCGCCTGCCAGATGGACATCAAAATCCAGGGCTTGAGCAATGAGATTCTGACCGCCGCGCTGCACCAGGCCCGCGAAGGCCGCCTGCACATCCTGCGCGAAATGGCGAAGACCATCGCGGCGCCGGCTGCTGAGCTGAAACCTCACACCCCGCGCTCGCACAAAATGTTGATTGACAAAGAATTCATTGGCGCGGTAATCGGGCCAGGTGGCAAAGTCATTCAGCAAATCCAGAAGGATACCAACGCTACGGTTATCATCGAGGAGAAGGACGAGAAGGGCCACGTGAGCATCTACGCCTCCAACCAAGAGGACATGCAGGGCGCCATCGACCGCATCCGGGCCATCGCGGCCCAGCCGGAAGTGGGCGAGGTGTACAAAGGCAAGGTGCGCAGCATCCAGCCCTACGGTGCCTTCGTGGAAATCATGCCGGGCAAAGACGGCTTGCTGCACATCTCCGAGGTGACGCACGAGCGCATTCAGACCTTGGAAGGCTTGTTGGAAGTGGGGCAGGATATTGACGTGAAACTGGTGGAAATCGATAAGAAAACCGGCAAGTACCGGCTCTCGCGCAAAGTGCTGTTGCCCAAGCCCGAAGCGGCTGCTGCCAGCAACGGCGAAGCTAAAGCATAG
- the rpsO gene encoding 30S ribosomal protein S15: MILTTEAKQAIFEKNSLQKLKTDTGSAEAQIGLFTHRINHLTEHLKANKKDHSTRLGLLKLVGKRRRMLDYLQHREINRYRAIIKELGIRK; encoded by the coding sequence ATGATTTTAACTACAGAAGCAAAACAGGCCATTTTCGAAAAGAACAGCCTGCAGAAATTGAAAACCGATACCGGTTCGGCCGAGGCGCAGATTGGCCTCTTCACCCACCGCATCAACCACCTCACCGAGCACCTCAAGGCCAACAAGAAGGACCACAGCACGCGCTTGGGCCTGCTGAAGCTGGTAGGTAAGCGCCGCCGCATGTTGGACTACCTGCAGCACCGCGAAATCAACCGCTACCGCGCCATCATCAAGGAGCTGGGCATCCGTAAATAA